The sequence ACTCCGCCTCATGGCCTCGCCATCACAATCCATCGCGACAACACGACACGGCATGGACGACAATAACCCATAGGAACAGCCGCCAGCCCCAAATGTCGCATCGATATACATGCCGTTCTCACGAACAGAACAGTAAGACAGAATTCTGTCCATCATGACCATACGATGACCCCTACCATCCATGCCTCCATACGCTTTTGTCGTCTCACCCATGTGAACCTCCATTCCTGTGCCTATGCGCCTCACGAGAGACAGACGGCTGTAACGCCCCCATCAAAGGACGCATATGCAAATGAATGCCTTCCTTTTCCCCCTGAGAACGCAAACGCTCTTCCCACAGACGATAGCGTGTCGGCTGCCACATCTGAAATGTCGTGCCAACACCTACAAACAGAACCTCGTCCACAATCTTGGCATGCTGGCGAAATTCCTCAGGCAATAAAATCCTGCCATTAATATCAAAGGCGAGCGGCTTCAGCGCCGCCAAAGACGCCCGCGCCAAACCTAAACGCACATGGGCATCTTCAGGATAATGCGTCATGTCGTCCAAACTCTCAGCAATACGCTCAATACGCCTGTGGTCACACGCCTCTATCATAGCCTCACCAACCCCAGGCCATGCCATGACACCATGAAAATGCTCCTTATCGTGCGTAACCGCCTTACGAAATG is a genomic window of Alphaproteobacteria bacterium GM7ARS4 containing:
- a CDS encoding division/cell wall cluster transcriptional repressor MraZ → MALFVSQVANKLDAKFRVSVPSSFRKAVTHDKEHFHGVMAWPGVGEAMIEACDHRRIERIAESLDDMTHYPEDAHVRLGLARASLAALKPLAFDINGRILLPEEFRQHAKIVDEVLFVGVGTTFQMWQPTRYRLWEERLRSQGEKEGIHLHMRPLMGALQPSVSREAHRHRNGGSHG